A single window of Bos javanicus breed banteng chromosome 19, ARS-OSU_banteng_1.0, whole genome shotgun sequence DNA harbors:
- the ABCC3 gene encoding ATP-binding cassette sub-family C member 3 isoform X6, with amino-acid sequence MDALCGSGELGSKFWDSNLSLHTDNPDLTPCFQNSLLAWLPCIYLWAALPCYLFYLRGHRQGYIVLSYLSRLKTALGVLLWCVSWADLFYSFHGLVHGWPPAPVFFVTPLVVGVTMLLATLLIQYERLQGVRSSGVLIIFWFLCVVCGIIPFRSKILSALTQGKISDPFRFTTFYIYFALVLSALILSCFREKPPFFSPKNMDPNPCPEAGAGFLSRLSFWWFTKLAILGYRRPLEERDLWSLNKEDRSQMVMQRLLEEWKKQQDQAARRQAAEASGKKLSSEGEVLLEDRPRAPEASFLRALMATFSSSFLLSMGFKLIQDLLSFINPQLLSILIRFISNPTAPTWWGFLVAGLMFVCSVMQTLILHQYFHCIFVMGLRFRTGIIGVIYRKALVITNSVKRESTVGEIVNLMSVDAQRFMDVVPFINLLWSAPLQIILAVYFLWQNLGPSVLAGVALMVLLIPLNGAVAVKMRALQVEQMKFKDSRIKLMSEILGGIKVLKLYAWEPSFLKQVEGIRQDELRLMRKVACLHAISTFIWVCTPFLVTLTTLGVYVSVDKNNVLDAEKAFVSVSLFNILKIPLNMLPQLISNLAQTSVSLKRIQHFLSQDELDPQCVERKTITPGYAVIIHNGTFTWAQDLPPALHRVPWPTCPSRHGSRTALFRKTCYLVKP; translated from the exons ATGGACGCTCTGTGCGGTTCCGGGGAGCTCGGCTCCAAGTTCTGG GACTCCAACCTGTCCCTGCACACAGACAACCCAGACTTGACTCCCTGCTTCCAGAACTCCCTGCTGGCCTGGCTCCCCTGCATCTACCTGTGGGCTGCCCTGCCCTGCTACCTGTTCTACTTGCGGGGCCACCGCCAAGGCTACATTGTCCTCTCTTACCTCTCCAGGCTCAAGACG GCCTTGGGCGTCCTGCTGTGGTGTGTCTCCTGGGCTGACCTCTTCTACTCCTTCCACGGCCTGGTCCATGGCTGGCCCCCTGCCCCCGTCTTCTTTGTCACCCCCTTGGTGGTGGGGGTTACCATG CTGCTGGCCACCCTGCTGATCCAGTATGAGCGGCTGCAGGGGGTTCGGTCCTCGGGTGTTCTCATCATCTTCTGGTTCCTGTGTGTGGTCTGTGGCATCATCCCCTTCCGTTCCAAGATCCTTTCAGCTTTGACACAG GGCAAGATCTCAGACCCTTTCCGCTTCACGACCTTCTACATCTACTTTGCTCTGGTGCTGTCTGCCCTCATCCTCTCCTGCTTCAGAGAGAAGCCACCGTTTTTCTCCCCCAAGAATATGGACCCT AACCCCTGCCCAGAGGCTGGAGCTGGCTTCCTCTCCCGCCTATCTTTCTGGTGGTTTACAAA GTTGGCCATCCTCGGCTATAGGCGGCCCCTGGAGGAGCGAGACCTCTGGTCCCTAAACAAGGAGGACCGCTCCCAGATGGTGATGCAGAGGCTGCTGGAGGAGTGGAAGAAGCAACAAGATCAGGCAGCGCG ACGCCAGGCTGCAGAGGCTTCTGGGAAGAAACTGTCCAGTGAGGGTGAGGTGCTGCTTGAGGACCGACCCAGGGCCCCGGAGGCCTCCTTCCTGCGGGCCCTGATGGCCACCTTCAGCTCCAGCTTCCTCCTCAGCATGGGCTTCAAGCTGATCCAGGATCTGCTGTCCTTTATCAACCCGCAGCTGCTCAG CATCCTGATCAGATTTATTTCAAACCCCACGGCCCCCACCTggtggggcttcctggtggccgGGCTGATGTTCGTGTGCTCCGTGATGCAGACCCTGATCTTACACCAGTATTTCCACTGCATCTTTGTGATGGGGTTGAGGTTTCGCACGGGTATCATAGGTGTCATCTATAGGAAG GCTCTGGTCATCACCAATTCAGTCAAACGTGAGTCCACTGTAGGCGAAATTGTCAACCTCATGTCAGTGGATGCGCAGCGCTTCATGGATGTTGTCCCCTTCATCAACCTGCTGTGGTCAGCACCCCTGCAGATCATCCTGGCAGTGTACTTCCTCTGGCAG AACCTGGGTCCCTCCGTCCTGGCTGGAGTTGCTCTCATGGTCTTGCTAATCCCGCTCAACGGCGCTGTGGCTGTGAAGATGCGTGCCCTCCAG GTAGAACAAATGAAGTTCAAGGACTCACGCATCAAGTTGATGAGCGAGATCCTGGGCGGCATCAAGGTGCTGAAGCTGTATGCCTGGGAGCCCAGCTTCTTGAAGCAGGTGGAGGGCATCCGGCAGGATGAGCTCCGGCTGATGCGCAAGGTTGCCTGCCTCCACGCCATATCCACCTTCATCTGGGTCTGCACCCCCTTCCTG GTAACCCTGACCACCCTCGGAGTATACGTATCCGTGGACAAGAACAACGTGCTGGATGCTGAAAAGGCCTTTGTGTCCGTGTCCCTTTTCAACATCTTAAAAATTCCCCTCAACATGCTGCCCCAGTTAATCAGCAACCTGGCCCAG ACCAGTGTGTCTTTGAAACGGATCCAGCATTTCCTGAGCCAAGATGAACTTGACCCTCAGTGTGTGGAAAGAAAGACCATCACCCCAG GCTACGCTGTCATCATACACAATGGCACCTTTACGTGGGCCCAGGACCTGCCACCCGCCCTGCACAG GGTTCCGTGGCCTACGTGCCCCAGCAGGCATGGATCCAGAACTGCACTCTTCAGGAAAACGTGCTATTTGGTCAAGCCCTAG